One genomic segment of Mytilus trossulus isolate FHL-02 chromosome 4, PNRI_Mtr1.1.1.hap1, whole genome shotgun sequence includes these proteins:
- the LOC134714681 gene encoding PWWP domain-containing protein 2A-like, protein MAETRRQNKIISKGSKLPVTIEDAIEDALIVCLDYGARKYRGILLDSNKSNIPHGVCSRFKGAEGNGIESEDGTVEVPATYFRHTYMQHENKMKEHVPVKNIHKDKNTRQHIRLRPRQMLCNKCKAMCQETDKGIVPITAVPKQGTKSENTTHNKTTASPSKEGFRRRPSNQNLKAENHSVSKTIKIEKLPDKISMMNTNMTKASPFIKINIGAGTVLQIPPRLHGDEVDGVSNKGDSQSSEPKTENQLDDSSHRKIKKLKFKELEKECENDSVAEHHASDIYHHKKHKRKHKRKHEEELKNSADVMVKKSDENNDNLQYCDSSQQTIMSQRPRLLYTWRQNKGLSPRRDIDNTYNIKMSPQQSVQSIDKIDLKPRKEYRLRSREKSIEEVNESCVSSDSSCASMSESDDNVMISAGSEDDQEVQFNASSVNEDSQSSAEDNEEEEEADGPPVELDENIEVLHPLMMKIQTRDVTKCIKSDGRTVQLGDIVWGKIKGFPWWPGRVLSITVSSRESGVVLRQLAHLAWFGSSTMSHIQCSDLYPFLEDFKVRYNKKKRGPYKMAIKQATIAAQSLTNTHHIDFTEFDL, encoded by the exons ATGGCGGAGACtagaagacaaaataaaataatttcgaaGGGGTCAAAGCTTCCAGTAACCATCGAAGATGCTATTGAGGACGCACTCATTGTGTGTCTCGATTATGGAGCTCGAAAATATAGAGGCATTTTATTGGATTCAAATAAAAG taataTACCTCATGGTGTCTGCTCAAGATTTAAAGGAGCTGAAGGGAATGGTATAGAATCAGAGGATGGAACTGTTGAAGTTCCTGCCACATATTTCAGACATACCTACATgcaacatgaaaataaaatgaaggaACATGTTCCGGTGAAGAATATACACAAAGATAAAAATACTAGGCAACACATTCGTCTACGACCTCGACAGATGTTGTGTAACAAATGTAAAGCAATGTGTCAAGAAACTGATAAAGGTATTGTTCCTATAACTGCTGTTCCAAAACAAGGTACCAAATCAGAAAACACAACACATAATAAAACAACAGCTTCACCGTCCAAAGAAGGCTTCCGCAGACGACCTAGTAATCAAAACCTCAAAGCAGAAAACCACAGTGTTTCAAAAACTATTAAGATAGAAAAGTTACCAGACAAAATTAGTATGATGAACACTAACATGACTAAAGCTAGtccatttataaaaattaatataggAGCGGGTACTGTGTTACAGATTCCTCCACGTCTCCATGGAGATGAAGTGGATGGGGTATCAAATAAAGGTGATAGCCAATCTTCTGaaccaaaaactgaaaatcAATTAGATGATTCTAGTCATAGGAAAATAAAGAAGTTGAAATTTAAGGAGCTTGAAAAGGAATGTGAAAATGACAGTGTTGCTGAACATCATGCATCCGACATTTATcatcataaaaaacataaaagaaaacacaaaaggAAACATGAAGAAGAATTGAAAAATTCTGCCGATGTTATGGTTAAAAAAAGtgatgaaaataatgataatttacaGTATTGTGATTCAAGTCAACAAACAATTATGTCTCAAAGACCTCGTTTGCTATATACATGGAGACAAAATAAAGGGCTCTCTCCAAGGAGAGATATAGacaatacatataatattaaaatgtcacCTCAACAAAGTGTTCAAAGTATTGATAAGATAGATTTAAAACCAAGAAAAGAATATAGACTACGAAGTAGAGAAAAATCGATTGAGGAAGTCAACGAATCATGTGTGTCTAGTGATAGTTCCTGTGCTTCAATGTCAGAGAGTGATGACAATGTTATGATATCAGCTGGAAGTGAGGATGACCAGGAAGTTCAATTCAATGCTAGTAGTGTTAATGAGGATAGTCAGAGTAGTGCTGAAGACAATGAGGAAGAGGAAGAGGCTGATGGGCCTCCTGTTGAACTTGATGAAAACATTGAAGTTCTTCATCCTttaatgatgaaaatacaaACTAGAGATGTGACAAAATGTATTAAATCTGATGGAAGAACTGTTCAATTAGGGGATATTGTTTGGGGTAAAATTAAAGGATTTCCATGGTGGCCAGGCCGGGTATTATCAATAACTGTTAGTTCAAGAGAGAGTGGTGTTGTTTTACGACAGCTTGCACATCTAGCTTGGTTTGGATCTTCCACAATGTCACATATTCAGTGTTCAGACTTGTACCCTTTTcttgaagattttaaagttcgttacaataaaaagaaaaggggTCCATATAAGATGGCAATTAAACAGGCGACAATTGCAGCACAAAGTCTCACAAATACACATCATATTGATTTTACagaatttgatttataa